A single Carassius carassius chromosome 3, fCarCar2.1, whole genome shotgun sequence DNA region contains:
- the adgrg3 gene encoding adhesion G protein-coupled receptor G3 has protein sequence MIHISDEALQRSSNGQGEANLIVSLLNETLFRVSSSLNTKTQKGNDSSKPDTILHGQTVLGVWLGKNEVQNLSQPVQLRFINTNQSEKGTCVYWHLEHNGKGNWRTDGCNTTIDKRDFVCSCNHLSFFAVLINPEIPAASHIVALSYISYVGSAISIAFTALMIAIFLCQRRKQCEHSVIIHVQLSGSLLLLHISFLCSVWFSGHRDIDSVCQALGLLLHWCLLATFTWTAIEGFHMYLLLVRVFNIYIKRYLLKLSLVGWGVPTITVIICRVSKVYGTYTFYTGEENSTITPLCWISTQIVSYITVNGYLVLVMLFNMVILGVVLVKMHKLKSQTLQLKDHRRRARKEWVSVLGLSCVLGVPWVLAFSTYGPLSLPALYVFTILNSLQGLIIFLWFLALTCQARKEDYSSSKGTIKVSFNSNDEIVTTR, from the exons ATGATCCACATCTCAGACGAGGCATTACAGAGGAGCAGTAATGGACAGGGGGAAGCAAATTTAATTGTGTCTCTTCTCAATGAGACTTTATTCAGGGTCAGCAGCAGTTTAAACACCAAG ACACAGAAGGGGAATGACTCAAGTAAGCCAGACACAATATTGCACGGGCAAACTGTGTTGGGAGTGTGGCTTGGTAAGAATGAAGTTCAGAACCTTTCTCAGCCTGTTCAGCTCAGATTCATAAACACCAACCAG AGTGAAAAGGGAACCTGTGTCTACTGGCATCTTGAACACAATGGCAAAG GTAACTGGAGGACAGACGGCTGTAATACTACCATCGACAAAAGAGACTTTGTATGCAGCTGTAATCATCTGAGCTTTTTTGCAGTGCTCATT aatcctgaaattcCTGCAGCGTCCCATATTGTCGCTCTCAGCTACATTTCATATGTTGGCTCTGCCATTTCAATAGCATTTACAGCGCTAATGATTGCTATTTTTTTGTGCCAGAG GAGGAAGCAATGTGAACATTCAGTCATCATTCATGTGCAGCTCTCAGGCTCCCTTCTCTTGTTGCACATCTCGTTTTTGTGCAGCGTGTGGTTTTCAGGCCACAGAGACATTGATTCAGTGTGTCAAGCTCTAGGACTTCTCCTACACTGGTGTCTTTTAGCCACCTTCACTTGGACAGCCATCGAGGGCTTTCACATGTACCTGCTGTTGGTGCGGGTCTTCAATATCTACATCAAGAGATACTTGCTTAAACTAAGTCTTGTGGGATGGG GTGTACCAACCATTACGGTGATAATATGCAGAGTGAGTAAAGTGTATGGCACATATACCTTTTACACGGGTGAAGAAAACTCAACAATCACACCTCT ATGCTGGATAAGCACACAGATAGTGAGCTACATTACAGTCAACGGTTATCTCGTGCTGGTGATGCTCTTTAACATGGTTATACTTGGGGTGGTGCTGGTTAAGATGCACAAACTGAAATCACAAACTCTTCAGCTTAAAGACCATCGGAGGAGGGCACGGAAGGAATGGGTGTCTGTCCTGGGGCTCAGCTGTGTTCTGGGAGTGCCCTGGGTGCTGGCTTTCTCCACCTACGGCCCCCTGAGTCTCCCTGCGCTCTATGTCTTCACCATTCTCAACAGTTTACAGG GTCTCATTATTTTCTTGTGGTTTTTGGCTCTCACATGTCAAGCACGGAAAGAGGACTACAGCTCATCAAAAGGCACCATTAAGGTCAGCTTCAACAGTAATGACGAAATTGTGACCACAAGATAA
- the LOC132126386 gene encoding SIN3-HDAC complex-associated factor-like, with product MFGFHKSKIYRSNEGCCICKTKSSSSRFTDSSRYEENFRLCFGLSEDRVGDICNACVLLVKRWKKLPHGSKKNWNHVVDARAGPGFKLTKPKKVKNSDGKKKSKLKKIHKFKRQNSDAHSTTSSMSPSQSPSHSNQSDDGSDIETKQRRPNPLGFSFLDLSYWKRKKVCCGIVYKGRFGEVIIDPRLFKPCCNKKRPALASSSDSQISQTHPSPLPEDLKEAW from the exons ATGTTTGGCTTCCATAAATCCAAGATTTACCGCAGCAACGAAGGCTGTTGTATTTGCAAAACCAAGTCGTCCAGTTCTCGGTTCACGGACAGCAGCAGATATGAGGAGAACTTCAGACTCTGCTTCGG TCTGTCAGAGGATCGGGTTGGAGACATCTGCAATGCTTGTGTGCTGCTGGTAAAACGCTGGAAGAAATTACCACATGGATCAAAGAAAAACTGGAACCAT GTGGTGGATGCAAGGGCAGGACCTGGCTTCAAGCTGACCAAACCCAAGAAAGTCAAAAATAGTGACGGAAAGAAGAAAAGTAAACTGAAAAAGATTCATAAATTCAAAAGacaaa ATTCAGATGCCCACAGCACCACATCCAGTATGtctccctctcagtctcccaGCCACAGTAATCAGTCTGATGACGGGTCAGACATCGAGACCAAGCAGAGGCGTCCAAACCCACTGGGGTTCTCCTTTCTCGACCTGTCCTACTGGAAGAG GAAAAAGGTGTGCTGTGGGATCGTCTACAAGGGCCGTTTCGGTGAGGTGATCATCGATCCTCGTCTCTTCAAGCCCTGTTGTAATAAGAAGCGTCCAGCTCTGGCATCCTCCTCGGACTCTCAGATCTCACAAACACATCCTTCTCCTCTTCCAGAGGACCTGAAGGAGGCATGGTGA